From Syntrophus gentianae, one genomic window encodes:
- the hisB gene encoding imidazoleglycerol-phosphate dehydratase HisB: protein MMRQAKVQRRTSETDISVEINLDGSGQAIIDTSIPFFDHMLTLFARHGLFDLTIKGRGDTEIDDHHLVEDMGICLGEAVKEAMGDKAGMTRYGTATIPMDETLCAVNLDVSGRPYLIYHVDFSAGARAGGFDLQLVREFFKSFSDHSGITLHINLFYGENNHHISEAIFKAFARALGMAVTTDSRISGVLSTKGCL from the coding sequence ATGATGAGACAGGCCAAGGTTCAAAGACGTACCTCAGAGACCGATATCTCTGTAGAAATAAATCTTGATGGCAGCGGCCAGGCGATCATAGACACATCGATCCCTTTCTTTGATCATATGCTGACCCTTTTTGCCCGTCATGGGCTTTTCGACCTGACGATCAAGGGCCGGGGGGACACCGAGATTGACGACCACCACCTTGTGGAGGATATGGGCATTTGTCTGGGGGAGGCCGTCAAGGAAGCCATGGGCGACAAAGCCGGAATGACCCGCTATGGGACAGCGACGATTCCAATGGATGAGACCTTGTGCGCTGTAAACCTGGATGTTTCCGGGAGGCCATATCTGATCTATCATGTGGATTTTTCTGCCGGAGCAAGGGCAGGGGGATTCGATCTGCAACTGGTCAGGGAATTTTTCAAGTCTTTTTCGGATCATAGCGGAATCACCTTGCATATCAACCTGTTTTATGGTGAAAATAATCATCACATATCAGAAGCCATCTTCAAGGCCTTTGCCCGTGCACTGGGCATGGCGGTGACCACCGATAGCCGGATTTCCGGTGTGTTGTCCACAAAAGGCTGTTTGTAA
- the hisG gene encoding ATP phosphoribosyltransferase, with protein MNNKLKLGIPKGSLETKTVDLFKRAGWSISYDNRSYFPDVNDDELSCTLVRAQEMSRYVEDGTLDMGLTGKDWIIENGSDVVEIQDLIYSKTSVKQARWVLVVREDSPLRTLEDLEGKRIATELRCFTERYFKERNINVHVEFSWGATEAKVVEGLVDAIVEVTETGSTLRANNLKIIHELMRTNTVLIANREAWNDPWKRQKIEQIRTLLNGSLQAMGKVGIKMNVSQQNLDRVIQLLPSLRAPTISNLYSADWLAIETILDANSVRDLIPLLQEVGAEGIIEYPLNKVI; from the coding sequence ATGAACAATAAATTGAAACTGGGAATCCCCAAGGGGAGCCTTGAAACGAAGACCGTCGATCTGTTCAAACGGGCGGGGTGGAGTATCTCCTATGACAATCGAAGCTACTTTCCCGATGTCAACGACGACGAACTTTCCTGCACCCTCGTTCGAGCGCAGGAAATGTCGCGATATGTGGAAGACGGCACCCTGGATATGGGGTTGACCGGCAAGGACTGGATCATCGAGAATGGTTCCGATGTCGTTGAGATACAGGACCTGATTTATTCGAAGACATCGGTCAAGCAGGCCCGGTGGGTCCTTGTCGTACGGGAGGATTCCCCTCTCCGGACACTGGAAGATCTCGAAGGAAAACGCATTGCGACGGAACTGCGCTGCTTTACGGAGCGTTACTTCAAGGAAAGGAACATCAATGTTCATGTCGAATTTTCCTGGGGAGCGACGGAAGCCAAAGTGGTTGAAGGCCTGGTGGATGCCATCGTGGAAGTCACGGAGACGGGAAGCACTCTTCGAGCGAACAATCTCAAGATCATTCATGAATTGATGCGGACCAATACGGTCCTCATCGCCAATCGCGAGGCATGGAACGATCCCTGGAAACGGCAGAAGATTGAGCAGATCCGGACACTTCTGAACGGTTCTCTCCAGGCCATGGGCAAGGTCGGGATCAAGATGAATGTTTCCCAACAGAATCTGGACCGGGTGATCCAGCTGCTTCCTTCGCTCAGGGCCCCGACGATTTCCAATCTGTATTCTGCCGACTGGTTGGCGATTGAAACGATCCTCGATGCCAATTCGGTTCGCGATTTGATTCCCCTTCTCCAGGAGGTGGGGGCGGAAGGGATCATCGAATATCCCCTGAACAAGGTCATCTGA
- the hisI gene encoding phosphoribosyl-AMP cyclohydrolase, which translates to MLEPNFEKGKGLIPAIVQDYSNGEVLMLAYMNREAWLKTLETGKATYWSRSRNSLWIKGETSGHFQVVKEITIDCDEDTVLLKVEQTGAACHTGYRSCFYRRITAGKVEIVSERLVNPEDVYK; encoded by the coding sequence ATGTTGGAACCGAATTTTGAAAAAGGAAAGGGATTGATACCGGCAATTGTCCAGGATTACAGCAACGGAGAAGTGCTGATGCTTGCCTATATGAACCGTGAGGCCTGGCTTAAAACTCTGGAGACCGGAAAAGCAACCTATTGGAGTCGTTCAAGAAACAGCCTCTGGATTAAGGGCGAGACCTCGGGACATTTCCAGGTCGTCAAAGAAATCACCATCGATTGTGATGAAGATACGGTTCTTCTGAAAGTTGAACAAACCGGAGCAGCCTGCCACACAGGGTACCGATCCTGTTTTTATCGGAGAATTACGGCGGGAAAGGTGGAAATTGTGAGCGAACGACTGGTTAATCCGGAGGATGTCTATAAATGA
- a CDS encoding acetate--CoA ligase family protein has translation MHCFFNPRSIAVIGATPKTFKGGYSIIKNLILTFKGRLYPVNPQYAEIEGIPCFPSIADIPESIDLVILFIAAAMVPDTLEQCARKGVGGIMIESGGFAETDEKGKNVQEAISEFVKRTGIRVWGPNCMGLVDGIRGYVFSFTDPKVLPAFLLPGPVSLIVQSGMLSAGFVVDILSHGITGFSKVCSIGNKADINESDVLAYLLDDPDTRSVGLYLESFIDGRRFLDLCRSSDKPVIVLKGGKSSKGAQAAISHTASLAGNYRVASGALAQAGAYEAKDFKQLVDFCRTLALNPPRRGNSRGRIAVITFSGASGIVCSDFMEEQYLTVADLSEETKIRLGRLYPEWMPVANPVDIWPAIEQHSGTDLNIYNLAIEAVLDDPGVDAVIVHSFAGHSRIRLDLDEISRQSSSSGKPVFLWLLGNQEVVFQAQKKARDLGLLVFQELYRAVECLSILFQRPGTTPPLREKQAAPAGKSRQPSADVSSLLEKAEGPQDERISKSILHSFGIPIVEETLIRDLSQVEAAAAQLGFPVVMKGLQPGLVHKTEQGLVELNIGNLQAAQESFERLMNKMNGRGSVLLQKQIQGGAELILGAIRDPQFGPCVMIGIGGVLANLIADTVFAVAPLEREEALDAIGRLRTRQIFDGFRGAKPVDRNIIASLMIALGDVMIRYPRIREIDINPLLVSGDNAVAVDATVVLKQPDSNKG, from the coding sequence ATGCATTGTTTTTTCAATCCTCGCAGTATTGCCGTCATTGGAGCAACCCCCAAAACCTTCAAGGGGGGGTATTCCATCATCAAAAACCTGATTTTAACGTTCAAAGGACGGCTTTATCCCGTCAACCCTCAGTATGCCGAAATTGAAGGCATTCCCTGCTTTCCCTCCATCGCCGACATTCCGGAATCCATTGACCTCGTCATCCTTTTCATCGCAGCAGCCATGGTGCCGGACACCCTTGAACAATGTGCCCGTAAAGGCGTCGGGGGAATTATGATCGAATCGGGCGGTTTTGCCGAGACGGATGAAAAAGGCAAAAACGTTCAAGAAGCGATTTCGGAGTTTGTCAAACGAACGGGAATCCGGGTGTGGGGACCGAACTGCATGGGGCTTGTGGACGGCATCCGGGGATATGTCTTCTCTTTCACGGACCCGAAGGTGTTGCCTGCCTTTCTCCTCCCCGGACCGGTGTCCCTGATTGTTCAAAGCGGCATGCTTTCCGCCGGTTTTGTCGTCGACATTTTAAGCCACGGCATCACCGGTTTCAGCAAGGTCTGCTCGATCGGCAACAAGGCGGATATTAACGAAAGCGATGTCCTCGCCTATCTTCTTGACGACCCGGACACCCGCTCGGTCGGTCTTTACCTCGAATCTTTCATCGACGGCAGACGCTTTCTGGATCTCTGCCGAAGCAGCGACAAACCCGTGATTGTCCTGAAGGGGGGCAAAAGCAGCAAGGGAGCCCAGGCCGCCATCAGCCATACCGCCAGCCTGGCGGGAAATTACCGGGTTGCCTCCGGCGCGCTTGCCCAGGCCGGGGCTTATGAAGCGAAAGATTTCAAGCAGCTTGTTGATTTCTGCCGGACCCTGGCTCTCAATCCCCCACGGCGGGGCAACTCCCGGGGGAGAATCGCCGTCATCACCTTCAGCGGCGCCTCGGGGATCGTATGCTCCGATTTCATGGAAGAACAGTACCTTACCGTTGCGGATCTCTCCGAGGAAACGAAAATCCGCCTGGGACGCCTTTACCCCGAATGGATGCCCGTCGCCAATCCCGTCGACATCTGGCCGGCCATCGAGCAGCACAGCGGAACCGATCTGAACATTTACAATCTTGCCATCGAAGCGGTTCTGGATGACCCGGGCGTGGATGCCGTCATCGTCCATTCCTTTGCCGGTCATTCAAGAATTCGGCTGGATCTCGATGAAATATCCCGCCAGAGCAGCTCTTCCGGCAAACCCGTGTTCCTGTGGCTGCTCGGCAATCAGGAAGTGGTCTTTCAGGCTCAGAAAAAGGCCCGCGATCTGGGGCTCCTCGTCTTTCAGGAGCTTTATCGAGCCGTTGAATGTCTCTCCATCCTCTTTCAAAGGCCAGGCACCACCCCGCCGCTCCGGGAGAAACAGGCGGCCCCGGCAGGCAAGTCCCGGCAACCTTCCGCTGACGTTTCCTCTCTCCTGGAAAAGGCGGAAGGCCCCCAGGATGAACGAATATCCAAAAGCATTCTTCATTCTTTCGGAATTCCCATTGTCGAGGAGACTTTGATCCGAGATCTTTCCCAGGTCGAAGCGGCAGCGGCTCAGCTCGGTTTCCCGGTTGTCATGAAGGGGTTGCAGCCCGGACTGGTCCACAAAACGGAACAGGGCCTGGTCGAACTGAATATCGGGAATCTTCAGGCGGCCCAAGAGAGTTTCGAACGGCTCATGAATAAAATGAACGGCAGGGGTTCGGTGTTACTGCAGAAGCAGATCCAGGGGGGGGCGGAACTGATCCTTGGCGCCATCCGCGATCCCCAGTTCGGCCCCTGTGTGATGATCGGGATCGGTGGAGTTCTGGCCAATCTCATCGCCGATACCGTTTTTGCCGTCGCCCCGCTGGAAAGGGAAGAAGCACTCGACGCCATCGGGCGGCTGCGGACCCGGCAGATTTTCGACGGATTCCGGGGCGCAAAACCCGTTGACCGCAACATCATCGCCTCTCTTATGATCGCCCTGGGCGATGTTATGATCCGCTATCCCCGCATCCGGGAAATCGACATCAATCCCCTCCTTGTCTCGGGGGACAATGCCGTTGCCGTGGATGCAACGGTCGTCTTAAAACAGCCTGATTCCAATAAAGGATGA
- a CDS encoding MTAP family purine nucleoside phosphorylase → MQALGILSGTVIPRGSDLFGDLQEALIETEYGAVEVMRSRDVVFISRHGADPDRYVLPHQIHHRANMKALAELGVREVVAINSAGSLHRKWKPGTIMIPDDFILFSAIPSIFQNRSAHMTPQLDPGVRRRLLEAARESQVNVIDRGVYFQMPGPRLETRAEIRMIGHFADLVGMTLASEAVTAQEFGLAYGALCSIDNYGNGLVEEPLTVEQIVAHARENAQVMIAVATRYLENYRRRNA, encoded by the coding sequence ATGCAGGCCTTGGGAATTCTTTCCGGAACGGTCATACCGCGGGGCAGTGATCTCTTCGGCGATCTTCAGGAGGCCCTGATTGAAACGGAATATGGCGCTGTCGAGGTTATGCGTTCCCGCGATGTCGTTTTTATTTCGCGGCATGGAGCGGATCCGGATCGATATGTCCTACCGCACCAGATTCATCATCGGGCCAACATGAAGGCCCTTGCCGAGCTGGGCGTGCGGGAAGTCGTCGCCATCAACTCAGCCGGTTCCCTGCACCGGAAATGGAAGCCGGGCACGATCATGATTCCGGACGATTTCATTCTGTTTTCCGCCATTCCCAGTATTTTCCAGAACCGGTCCGCCCATATGACCCCGCAGCTCGATCCGGGGGTGAGACGGCGTCTCCTGGAGGCCGCCCGGGAAAGCCAGGTGAATGTGATTGACCGGGGTGTTTACTTTCAGATGCCGGGACCCCGCCTGGAGACGCGTGCCGAGATCCGGATGATTGGTCACTTTGCCGATCTGGTGGGCATGACCCTGGCCAGTGAGGCCGTGACGGCGCAGGAATTCGGCCTGGCCTACGGGGCGCTCTGTTCCATTGACAACTACGGAAACGGTCTGGTCGAAGAGCCCTTGACGGTTGAGCAGATTGTGGCTCATGCCCGGGAGAACGCCCAGGTCATGATTGCCGTGGCTACCCGGTACCTGGAGAATTATCGCCGCCGCAATGCCTAA
- the trxA gene encoding thioredoxin, with translation MSSQESLIHVSDKNFEEEIIKSDKPALVDFWATWCGPCRAIGPLVEELAETYKERVKISKLNVDESPKIAADFGVRSIPTLMLFKDGKVIDTLVGVVSRERLEEFIDQSLA, from the coding sequence ATGAGTTCACAGGAATCCTTGATTCATGTCTCCGATAAGAATTTCGAAGAAGAAATCATCAAATCGGATAAACCGGCCTTGGTTGATTTCTGGGCAACCTGGTGCGGTCCCTGCCGGGCCATCGGTCCCCTGGTGGAAGAACTTGCCGAAACCTACAAGGAAAGGGTTAAAATATCAAAACTCAATGTGGATGAAAGTCCGAAAATCGCCGCTGATTTCGGCGTCCGCAGCATTCCCACGCTGATGCTTTTCAAGGATGGCAAGGTCATCGATACCCTGGTCGGCGTCGTCTCGCGGGAACGGCTGGAAGAATTCATCGATCAAAGTCTGGCATAG
- a CDS encoding outer membrane protein assembly factor BamD: MNYKIPYHRYLTLLCAVSLVLSLLAGCDFFRKSSMSRGTPEGLYKQGYTDYQNGRYKKAVQSFERLRDEYPLSDLAILAKLGIGDAYYSDKSYAEAEAAYSDFIYLHPTNENLPYVMYQIGMCHYEQILSIDRDQSETRRAAKEFEKLLVRFPNSKFTLMAEKMLRECRSRLAEHEFYVGEFYFKTKNYQSALQRFETIAREYANLGLDYKTAVYIEETKKVMVLEEAKKVEEAKKKEKEKK, translated from the coding sequence ATGAATTATAAAATCCCTTATCACCGTTATCTCACCCTTCTTTGTGCCGTGAGTCTGGTCCTTTCGCTTCTGGCAGGCTGCGATTTCTTCCGGAAGTCGAGCATGAGCAGGGGAACCCCCGAAGGTCTCTACAAGCAGGGGTATACCGACTATCAGAATGGACGTTACAAGAAGGCTGTTCAATCCTTCGAACGGCTTCGGGATGAATATCCCCTGAGCGATTTGGCCATTCTGGCCAAGCTGGGAATCGGCGACGCCTATTACAGCGACAAGTCCTATGCGGAAGCCGAAGCCGCCTACAGTGACTTCATTTACCTCCATCCAACAAACGAGAATCTGCCCTATGTGATGTATCAGATCGGAATGTGTCATTACGAGCAGATACTGAGCATCGACCGCGATCAGAGCGAAACCCGGAGAGCAGCCAAAGAGTTCGAAAAGCTGCTGGTCCGCTTTCCCAACAGCAAATTTACCCTGATGGCGGAGAAGATGCTCCGGGAATGCCGCAGCAGACTGGCCGAACACGAGTTTTATGTGGGAGAGTTCTATTTCAAGACGAAGAATTATCAATCCGCCCTTCAACGTTTCGAAACCATCGCCAGGGAATACGCAAACCTGGGATTGGATTACAAAACGGCCGTCTATATTGAGGAGACGAAAAAGGTGATGGTGCTCGAAGAGGCAAAAAAGGTCGAAGAGGCAAAGAAGAAGGAAAAAGAGAAGAAATAA
- a CDS encoding bifunctional aminoglycoside phosphotransferase/ATP-binding protein yields MTHPHLIAAMSRPAFYPGNPEGVELLQTHISLIFLAGNLVYKVKKAVDFGFLDFTTLEKREFYCREELRLNRRLAPEVYLDVQEIVERPGGELALGGSGRVVDYAVVMKKIPEERMLKKLLVQGDLPLSVMERIADKVADFHSGAETGGRIDEIGGLETIRRNIEENFEQTRAYIDVTIPGRQYAFLRSWALNFMEERANLFRRRVEDHRIRDCHGDLHLEHICLLDPEIVIFDCIEFNERFRYEDAAAEVAFLAMDLDFNGYPEYGRAFVDAYIASSGDEEIRQLLNFYKCYYAYVRGKVVGFKIQDSAVSQAERDEARATAGRYFDLAYSCAGRAERPALILMTGLMGTGKSVLARNLAARLGAEILQMDVLRKELLNISPTDHHFSEFGQGIYSEEVTRRTYAEALNRATEILGRGKPVIIDASYKRREERQKAKSLAERLKADFYVIECRLPEEILKERLDRRLTEAGEASDGRWEIYLAQKGDFDPINELSSGEHLLVNTADTPETCAHEILLKIKGIREETEK; encoded by the coding sequence ATGACGCATCCGCACTTGATCGCCGCCATGAGCCGGCCGGCGTTTTATCCCGGGAACCCGGAAGGGGTTGAACTGCTGCAAACCCACATTTCCCTCATCTTCCTTGCCGGGAATCTCGTTTATAAGGTCAAGAAGGCGGTCGATTTCGGGTTTCTCGATTTTACGACGCTCGAAAAGCGGGAGTTTTACTGCCGGGAGGAATTGCGATTGAACCGGAGGCTGGCGCCGGAAGTTTATCTGGATGTCCAGGAGATCGTTGAAAGACCGGGCGGAGAGCTGGCATTGGGAGGCTCCGGGCGGGTCGTGGATTATGCCGTCGTGATGAAGAAAATCCCGGAAGAGCGGATGCTGAAGAAATTGCTGGTCCAGGGAGATCTGCCCCTTTCCGTCATGGAGAGGATCGCCGACAAAGTGGCGGATTTCCACAGTGGGGCGGAGACAGGCGGAAGGATTGACGAGATCGGCGGGCTCGAGACGATTCGGAGGAATATCGAGGAAAATTTCGAACAGACCCGGGCCTATATTGACGTGACGATTCCGGGGCGCCAATACGCCTTTCTCCGGTCCTGGGCTTTGAATTTTATGGAAGAGCGGGCAAACCTGTTCCGTCGGCGGGTGGAGGACCACCGGATCCGAGACTGCCACGGAGACCTGCATCTCGAGCATATCTGCCTCCTCGATCCGGAGATTGTCATCTTTGACTGCATCGAGTTCAACGAGAGGTTCCGTTACGAGGATGCGGCCGCGGAAGTGGCTTTTCTCGCCATGGATCTCGATTTCAACGGTTATCCGGAATATGGGCGGGCCTTTGTCGATGCCTACATTGCATCGTCGGGAGACGAGGAGATCCGCCAACTCCTGAATTTCTACAAGTGCTATTATGCCTATGTGCGGGGAAAGGTTGTCGGGTTCAAGATTCAGGACTCGGCCGTCAGTCAGGCGGAACGGGACGAGGCCAGGGCAACGGCAGGGCGGTACTTTGATCTGGCATACAGTTGTGCCGGTCGTGCCGAAAGGCCGGCACTGATCCTGATGACCGGCCTGATGGGGACGGGAAAGAGTGTCCTGGCAAGAAATCTGGCCGCCCGTCTCGGGGCGGAGATCCTGCAGATGGATGTCCTCCGCAAGGAACTTCTGAACATTTCCCCCACGGATCACCATTTCTCGGAATTCGGCCAGGGAATCTACTCGGAGGAGGTGACCCGGCGCACCTATGCCGAGGCGCTGAACCGGGCGACGGAAATTCTCGGAAGAGGAAAACCCGTCATTATCGATGCCTCCTACAAAAGGCGCGAAGAGCGGCAAAAGGCGAAGTCGCTGGCCGAACGGTTAAAGGCCGATTTCTACGTCATTGAATGCCGGCTGCCGGAAGAAATTCTGAAGGAGCGACTGGACCGGCGCTTGACGGAGGCCGGTGAGGCGTCGGATGGCCGGTGGGAGATCTATCTGGCGCAGAAGGGCGATTTCGACCCCATCAACGAACTTTCTTCCGGTGAGCACCTGCTGGTGAATACCGCCGACACTCCGGAGACTTGCGCCCATGAGATTCTGCTGAAGATCAAGGGGATTCGGGAAGAGACTGAAAAATAA
- a CDS encoding VPLPA-CTERM sorting domain-containing protein encodes MKKILLFVCACLMFLTLGTTSFAATVLLSDSGGALGYGYGYSSWTNMTNALDTATGNQVTVVSNFSNLSQMMTYDALWLDQRWTSGSLAATEVSNIASFIATGRKVVMIGENSSWTSWNNQILGIVGGTFAGESSATAYPIVFNSLTNGISSIDLPTAGLANGGTALFDQNFATLWGSNVLTLLDVNVLDNSYGNAQFETNVANWVADSGPVVPIPAAVWLLGSGLIGLFGLRRKFN; translated from the coding sequence ATGAAAAAAATACTTTTGTTTGTCTGTGCCTGTTTGATGTTTTTAACCTTGGGGACCACCAGCTTTGCGGCTACGGTTCTGTTATCGGACAGCGGCGGTGCATTGGGCTACGGCTATGGCTATTCGTCCTGGACGAACATGACGAACGCCCTGGATACCGCCACCGGAAATCAGGTGACGGTCGTATCGAATTTTTCCAATTTGTCGCAGATGATGACCTATGATGCCCTCTGGCTCGACCAGAGATGGACATCCGGCTCGCTGGCGGCCACGGAAGTCAGCAATATCGCGTCTTTTATCGCTACGGGCAGGAAAGTGGTAATGATCGGTGAAAATAGTAGCTGGACATCGTGGAACAACCAGATCCTGGGCATTGTGGGCGGTACCTTTGCCGGTGAGTCCTCTGCAACCGCATACCCTATAGTGTTCAACAGTCTGACGAACGGGATAAGCAGTATCGATTTGCCGACTGCGGGACTGGCAAACGGCGGGACGGCGCTTTTTGATCAGAATTTCGCGACGCTTTGGGGCAGTAACGTCCTCACTCTGCTGGATGTCAATGTACTTGACAATTCATACGGAAATGCTCAGTTTGAAACCAATGTCGCGAACTGGGTCGCAGATTCCGGTCCGGTAGTGCCCATTCCTGCCGCGGTGTGGCTCCTCGGTTCCGGCCTGATCGGACTGTTTGGTTTGAGACGAAAATTTAATTAA